Proteins found in one Larimichthys crocea isolate SSNF chromosome I, L_crocea_2.0, whole genome shotgun sequence genomic segment:
- the cntn3b gene encoding contactin-3 produces MMLPWKQIVLLSITGCLAACTEDVIFQGPRWRTEPSDLILPINSPDQQATIMCEAEGSPTPQYRWSLNGTLIDLGNDYRRHMSGGSLIISNLDKDQDTGVYQCTAFNMWGSVLSRRASLQFAYLDNIKTQTVRSAVNVREGQGVVLLCGPPAHSGELTFAWIFNEYPYFVQQDSRRFISQETGSLYIAKVEPSDVGNYTCVVNNTVTKEKVLSSPTPLVLRSDGVMGEYEPKIEVHFPDSVPAAKESVVKLECFALGNPVPEISWRRTSGIPFPSKVKMKNSNAVLEIPNFQQEDAGTYECMAENRRGKNAARGRISFHAKPHWLQTITDTALSIEENLFWECKANGKPKPSYSWLKNGDQVMAEGRVQIENGALSIAALNLSDSGMYQCVAENKHGIIYSSAQLMVLASPPSFSKSPLRALLKARSGSEVTLECKPQASPPAISLWKKGNEILQRTERITLLPNGTLKIANVTRRDAASYTCIAKNQFGTASTTGRLLITEPTRITMRPTNMEIIVGESIVLPCQIACDPALDVSFSWAFNGQLIDFQRDSDHFERVGGTISGDLMIRNIQLNHGGKYVCVIDTDVESLSTSAILVVKGPPGPPDKVAVEEITDSTAQLSWTPGRDNGSPITGYIIQARTPFTVGWQAVDTVPEVVNGNMLTATVVGLNAWVEYEFRVVARNNVGLGEPSPASTKTRTEDTIPDTAPTDVGGGGGTKSELVITWEPVPEEMQNGEGFGYIIAFRPVGTVTWTRAVISTPGVARYVFRNDTIPPFSPFDVKVGAYNNRGEGPFSSIGTVYSAEEVPSVAPKRVRTRSVSAVQIEVIWEALPTVPERVLGYEVVYWEDDTKPDTIGKVRISGNYTLVNITGLKANTVYYLSVAAFNTAGPGPQSAPINTTTKKPPPDRAPLNIQWTMIGSTLTLHWDSVVAMETESKVTGYLVLLKRHRYNDITTILTNKTTVELSLSSNDNYLIQIKAMSEGGEGVGSEPIHIHKLSMGARGSGAIRLSPLYLSAVLISALLCSVW; encoded by the exons ATGGTCACTAAACGGAACACTCATTGATCTGGGGAATGACTACCGGCGTCACATGTCTGGGGGCAGCCTGATCATTAGCAACCTGGACAAGGACCAAGACACAGGAGTGTACCAGTGCACGGCTTTCAACATGTGGGGTTCCGTCCTCAGCCGCAGAGCCAGCCTGCAATTTGCAT ATCTCGATAATATCAAAACTCAAACGGTGAGGAGCGCTGTCAACGTCCGCGAAGGCCAAGGAGTGGTTCTCTTATGTGGACCACCTGCACATTCTGGAG AGCTGACATTTGCTTGGATCTTCAATGAATACCCGTACTTCGTCCAACAAGACAGTCGTCGATTCATCTCTCAAGAGACCGGCAGTCTGTACATCGCCAAAGTGGAGCCCTCAGATGTTGGAAACTACACCTGTGTGGTAAACAACACTGTCACAAAGGAGAAGGTGCTCAGCTCTCCTACACCGCTAGTCCTCAGGAGTGACG GAGTAATGGGTGAATATGAACCCAAAATAGAAGTTCATTTCCCTGATTCAGTTCCAGCTGCGAAGGAATCTGTGGTGAAACTGGAATGTTTTGCTCTGGGAAA cccTGTCCCAGAGATAAGCTGGAGGAGAACCAGCGGCATCCCGTTCCCCAGCAAAGTCAAAATGAAGAATTCAAACGCCGTCCTTGAAATCCCTAATTTCCAGCAAGAAGACGCAGGGACGTATGAATGCATGGCAGAGAATCGGCGAGGCAAAAATGCTGCACGGGGTCGTATTTCATTCCATG CCAAACCTCACTGGCTTCAGACAATAACGGACACGGCTCTGTCCATCGAGGAGAACCTCTTCTGGGAGTGTAAAGCTAACGGAAAGCCTAAACCATCCTACAGCTGGCTGAAGAATGGGGACCAAGTGATGGCAGAG GGCCGGGTACAAATCGAAAACGGGGCTCTCTCTATAGCTGCATTAAACCTGTCAGATTCCGGGATGTATCAGTGtgtggctgaaaacaaacatggcatTATATATTCCAGTGCCCAACTAATGGTGTTAG CTTCACCTCCCAGCTTCTCCAAAAGTCCATTAAGGGCCTTGCTAAAAGCTCGCTCAGGCAGCGAAGTCACTCTTGAATGCAAGCCTCAGGCCTCGCCCCCAGCAATTAGCCTGTGGAAGAAAGGGAATGAGATCCTGCAGAGAACTGAAAG GATTACTCTACTTCCCAATGGGACGTTAAAGATCGCCAACGTAACCAGACGGGATGCAGCGAGCTACACGTGCATCGCTAAGAATCAGTTTGGAACAGCAAGCACGACCGGGAGGCTGCTTATCACAG AGCCCACAAGAATCACCATGAGGCCGACTAACATGGAGATTATTGTTGGCGAGAGCATCGTGTTACCCTGCCAGATTGCCTGCGATCCAGCTCTGGATGTGTCTTTCTCGTGGGCATTCAACGGCCAGCTCATCGACTTCCAGCGAGACAGCGATCATTTCGAAAGAGTGGGCGGG ACCATATCGGGGGATCTGATGATTCGTAACATCCAGCTGAACCATGGAGGGAAATATGTGTGCGTTATTGACACCGATGTCGAGAGCCTGTCCACCTCTGCCATCTTGGTCGTCAAAG GTCCGCCAGGTCCTCCGGATAAGGTAGCAGTGGAGGAGATCACAGACAGCACGGCGCAGCTTTCCTGGACTCCCGGAAGGGACAACGGCAGCCCCATCACCGGTTACATCATCCAGGCTCGGACGCCGTTCACAGTGGGCTGGCAGGCTGTTGACACAG TGCCAGAGGTGGTCAATGGCAACATGCTGACAGCCACAGTGGTGGGTCTGAACGCCTGGGTGGAGTACGAGTTCAGGGTGGTGGCCCGCAACAACGTAGGCCTCGGAGAGCCGAGCCCGGCCTCGACCAAGACCAGGACAGAGGACACCA TTCCTGATACAGCTCCCACTGatgttggaggtggaggaggcacCAAGTCTGAATTAGTGATAACATGGGAG CCTGTTCCCGAGGAAATGCAGAACGGAGAGGGCTTCGGCTACATCATCGCCTTCAGGCCCGTGGGCACGGTCACGTGGACGCGGGCGGTTATCTCCACACCTGGCGTGGCGCGCTACGTCTTCCGCAACGACACCATCCCACCCTTCTCGCCCTTTGATGTGAAAGTGGGGGCGTACAACAACCGAGGGGAGGGGCCCTTCAGCTCTATTGGCACCGTGTACTCGGCAGAGGAAG TCCCCAGTGTGGCTCCTAAGAGGGTTAGGACTAGAAGTGTGTCTGCAGTGCAAATTGAAGTGATCTGGGAAGCTCTCCCCACCGTCCCTGAAAGAGTGCTTGGATATGAG GTCGTGTACTGGGAAGACGACACCAAACCTGACACCATTGGCAAAGTTCGCATATCTGGAAACTACACGCTGGTGAACATTACGGGGCTGAAAGCGAACACGGTGTACTACCTCTCTGTGGCGGCCTTCAATACAGCCGGCCCTGGGCCACAGTCTGCGCCTATCAACACCACCACAAAGAAACCAC CTCCAGATCGGGCTCCACTCAACATACAATGGACCATGATTGGCTCCACACTCACGCTCCACTGGGATTCTGTAGTAGCTATGGAGACGGAGTCAAAGGTCACTGGATATTTG GTGCTGCTGAAGAGGCATCGCTACAATGACATCACCACTATCTTGACCAACAAAACCACTGTGGAGCTCAGCCTCTCCTCCAATGACAACTATCTCATTCAGATCAAGGCTATGAGCGAGGGTGGAGAAGGTGTGGGCAGTGAACCCATCCACATCCATAAATTAA GCATGGGAGCGCGGGGTTCGGGAGCGATCCGCCTCAGCCCATTGTACCTCTCTGCAGTCCTCATCAGTGCACTGCTCTGCTCCGTCTGGTGA